From one Kwoniella shandongensis chromosome 4, complete sequence genomic stretch:
- a CDS encoding ATP-dependent RNA helicase DBP9 yields MAPKSAQPADALLDSDLSFSQPPFSTQIDPRTLAALADLKFAHPTLVQAKAIPLLLEGKDVLARARTGSGKTAAYVVPAVQKILEAKQTVSPASPEYQSTRVVILVPTKELAMQVATFVKNVTKYCEGLIQCVNVAAGGANIQRMLVNDNPDIVIATPTKLLSLLQTKSVSLNQLSFLAIDEADLLLSYGFKDDLTRIMDPTSGFVPKLGVQGCLMSATLSEDIEGVKGLVLRNPAILTLSEPATSSSLLTQHYTLTSERDKFLLIYVLLKLKLIRGKSIIFVNDVERGYRVKLFLEQFGVKCCVVNSELPLASRYHVVEEFNRGVYDVVVATDEGAGGDAEELLAADDAEEEQAEGEEEEEADENAEEKEEDAEAETEEKEISTTNAEAGPSKRRATSPPPSKPVKRRRGDPASSMARGIDFTAASSVINFDLPTSSTAYLHRVGRTARAGHSGLALSFVVPRAKWGKDRVVSIKSAEKDEIVWEKIKDRVKKDSGSDIKEWDWGGRKGEIEGFRYRMEDALKAITGKRVAEARREEVRRELLNSEKLKSHFAANPLDLSYLRHDAPLHPARQQTHLKHVPGYLMPKIAALPSGGGDVMDGARIGFSKRGRGGRGGFRGRGGRGGARGGRGGKKVDPLKFK; encoded by the exons ATGGCTCCTAAGTCCGCTCAACCTGCCGATGCCCTATTGGA CTCCgacctctccttctcgcaaccacccttctccactcaGATCGATCCTCGAACCCTCGCCGCACTTGCTGATCTCAAGTTCGCTCATCCAACCCTTGTCCAAGCCAAGGCtatcccacttcttcttgaggGCAAAGATGTTTTAGCACGAGCAAGAACGGGAAGTGGTAAGACGGCAGCTTATGTCGTTCCTGCTGTGCAGAAGATCTTGGAGGCCAAGCAG ACTGTTTCGCCTGCTTCACCCGAATACCAATCGACAAGAGTGGTGATCCTGGTACCTACTAAGGAACTTGCCATGCAAGTAGCGACTTTCGTCAAGAACGTTACCAAATACTGCGAAGGCTTGATCCAATGTGTCAACGTCGCCGCCGGTGGTGCCAATAtccaaag AATGCTTGTTAACGATAACCCCGATATCGTGATTGCAACGCCTACGAaacttctttccctccttcaaACGAAATCAGTGTCGCTCAAtcagctctccttcctcgccattgACGAAGCGGACCTTTTGTTATCGTACGGGTTCAAGGACGATCTCACAAGGATCATGGATCCAACCTCTGGTTTCGTACCGAAGTTAGGTGTGCAAGGCTGTCTCATGAGTGCCACTCTTAGCGAGGATATCGAGGGTGTCAAGGGACTCGTCCTGAGAAATCCT GCTATTCTCACTCTTTCTGAACCAGccacttcatcatctctcctcactcAACACTACACCTTGACCTCGGAACGAGACAAATTCTTGCTCATCTACGTCCTTCTCAAGCTCAAACTCATCCGAGGCAAATCGATTATCTTCGTGAACGACGTCGAGCGAGGCTACCGAGTCAAGCTTTTCCTCGAACAGTTCGGCGTGAAATGTTGTGTGGTCAACAGCGAGTTGCCATTGGCGAGTCGATATCACGTCGTGGAGGAGTTCAACCGAGGAGTGTACGATGTGGTTGTTGCTACGGATGAAGGAGCGGGTGGAGACGCCGAGGAATTGTTAGCCGCCGACGAcgcggaggaggaacaagctgaaggcgaggaagaagaggaagccGACGAAAAcgcggaagagaaggaagaggacgcAGAGGCCGAGaccgaagagaaggagatcagcACAACCAACGCTGAGGCCGGTCCTTCCAAACGACGAGCCACCAGTCCACCACCATCCAAGCCTGTCAAGCGACGACGAGGTGATCCCGCCTCTTCCATGGCAAGAGGTATTGACTTCACCGCCGCTTCTTCCGTCATCAACTTTGATCTCCCCACTAGTTCCACCGCCTACCTTCATCGAGTCGGACGAACAGCTCGTGCTGGACATTCCGGATTAGCTCTGTCGTTCGTCGTACCCAGAGCGAAATGGGGTAAAGATCGAGTGGTCTCGATCAAATCtgcggagaaggacgagattgtatgggagaagatcaaggatagggtgaagaaggatagtgGGAGTGATATTAAAGAGTGGGACTGGGGAGGTAGGAAGGGGGAAATTGAAGGTTTCAGATATAGAATGGAGGATGCGTTGAAAGCTATCACGGGAAAGAGAGTGGCCGAAGCTAGACGAGAGGAAGTCAGAAGGGAATTGCTCAACAGTGAGAAGTTGAAG TCCCATTTCGCTGCGAACCCACTCGATCTTTCGTATTTGCGACACGACGCTCCTCTCCACCCAGCGAGACAACAAACTCATCTCAAACACGTTCCTGGATACTTGATGCCTAAAATCGCTGCTTTGCCATCAGGAGGTGGGGATGTAATGGACGGAGCGAGGATTGGTTTCTCGAAGcgtggaagaggcggaagaggaggattcagaggcagaggtggtaGGGGTGGCGcgagaggtggaaggggcgggaagaaggttgatCCGCTCAAGTTCAAGTAG